A genomic window from Candidatus Omnitrophota bacterium includes:
- a CDS encoding sigma-70 family RNA polymerase sigma factor, whose protein sequence is MALSADEFLGIKPKRKAQSADAFLGIKPSADEFLGIQEEQTPKPYAGLTPEQIQVEKERQRQAGTMPQTPQEQFIPMPEGGPRRDVFQQPPQIQPPIAQAPGAIQIPQAMQMPTPQQQGMQMPSMPVPQQMQPQPGPQMLPEQVEQLRQSVQPGEMAKMMWQGAVEGGATAASGFTGIYKVGEQIIKGEDLLTSMQTATDAIQKGQTLGDLLREGYEPQTKSVFQNFVAYAGRDLTAWALDTITNPKELAELYLWSKGIGMIRRAGVTGVNAIAEKFVDSPGVLGKLSRAGLAERKLADVLPKYTEADAVAIRKFFYNVDNKFGRGAADRVWRSLYEKGKTWEKSRVTSLIQKIKGAGAEKRTELLAKEILGQVKKAPVQRVSEGITGGEVKARLGQWGGGGIGKIKTPKGASTALEQIDDLIKTRASLPTKPTAEMPNPDAVLNDITGAINSAVKAAGEYFKSVGEEAFRYASGETLKNKIIDLVKKNPELREHLDIQVLMPAAVSPAAKPAEVKPAIVSEEAPEEEYVAPTAEQEETARILGTAELTKEEIAQGKQASVGRLISSIAKTEQRGNPSISFADLVQAGNIGTMKAYKNYIPGETKFSTYAYKSIRSAIREEIARQKNLITYPQSVRRKLNRVYKAIFEIQQDTGIVDRIPPTSRIAARTGMLNKEIDELLSTQLTRMEKLEQQEEGQKTTYIETLPGTEARQVEITEIKDRVSHLTKGLSERELQIIDLKYGLTSGSTMNVRDIADEFKISKTRVGQIIDIAISKMKARAGITTEATDEQITMLFEHKRALTETVQTELTFGTTKKRDAGALEMIKNMDLNKEREQVVLKEIKIKHIKTEGWKITDDKSAVKFVNLIRHPGIEHFTIIYTDKTGKIITYKVFSSGAVDYVDVKELYPILSRDMKADPNIVNFWIGHNHPSGNPEASTNDRILMKALTKIPKFAGHIITDHKTYTSIGKDGSERLKQQTQKLEDWSGVESSIKSINDIANSFMALTNKDAKMAVAILTTKQQNTIAAELINEKDLSKEMLDKLEKKYGASNITIVSNFNIKNPESAGIKKSKWVTEYNIYNREKKKITAELAEPAFRVAEDEKDNLGDFSYLHTPEETDILTPTNEEIQREWAGITREALNIWNKERETNFFYMIEHGENPFGVTGSEDPSLPPPQRAWIADGLGGEWDALPDFVKKKLNQADIRSKAYKATHADTGGTDRYTESMGIDDFNTVIDALHKVKPIGKRPTVAGPVDHDFINHYFTSPEGQKALRDNREGGITSKDVKEEIARMARIMIQWDEQAPIIQPTGNSKVPVAVYRRTVENTQFKKDNSPMQWAGAKDQMLGYILNILGLPSELNKVTAAGLEKLSRFEYVYDVFGGSGYMTLLAQELFKDAETNLNELDADMQKIWATIKTNPEGVKARIAELSTWIHMPMKSVPVDWWNHLKEKFGKYYWATDELWTAATILKNNTGRDTTTKISPTKVHEIWNSITPYSRKLNKANIEQRDAIEIIDEALKFPQNKAEKTLLILDPPYLWTSGYKHGANFERPAGFMELLDKLEQLNKKGISFMFFNSEPASVFPRVIYDWSQYLKFDEMQRRLNELAEMPGMTVLRMVAPAGVASSKFVPRKEIIITNLETGGYKAGKIKKLPWSKVSDYIKVTKIGIELIGQEIKGAPIENPLTTKQKRMIAVLAKNTPFQWEGDYTHEFRQFAERTIGKKRLTLMTETEGKELISAIMKYKKINREITNRTRTMNMSPALLKQQIHSIFPDKRRISELNDEQLKILNESLTLYEHTESVPMLHLIRYTSDWLGTWAGRQKSPAAMNLYHSFKSLEANTKDGREWRLKLIQQFREVFEGMNAKQREKIFNFMHRPKGTTMAEFMAERETYGLTDAEKKAALQARELWNRLFKAAGMKGERYWKEYQPLIFRMLKDPDTVIKEFRHLPKKEVEMFFEKQRIAEGDFILAGAEQLTDPIELFEIYSAGVVKKKYIWPAAANVEKYFPLVPKTVRNAMSYILNDLLGKQHPLVEQIDAGLQRAVQAAIDNKLGRAVKTEEALNWLGFTTRGRMIDGNISTLRDLVYADLIGTLGSAIKNTTQETHIIAEYGGVKWSRAAWRSKTAKGRQETDEADIYTLGVGVKFSKGKGAIGEASQVMTTLFRAKDKGSRQKAYLCGIITAEDWVPKYEAGKITADELASKLKFTLRTDAQYQIGMMVILDDPKAYTEPVINNLTKRVRDKILKLKETDPIAAKIFYLGHLSGYWAQAMTQYPYYAEETEALYRGPAGKLLGTFGTWPPRFAAMVNRWAHGGADGRKAFIRYILQWILIITAGSTMGINFKKWIGPASWRIGNGFATVLGAPGYLALAISSYVGSIMTDSKWDLTKANDWMYKMRGSIRAPGQRQIKSTVEALTTPGLTDWERLKIFTQMPQTEEFSEKRRKIKRDVKKAIKSKSTYQGGTVRTGSSGETVRSGGTVSTRSGGTVRR, encoded by the coding sequence ATGGCTCTATCAGCGGATGAATTCTTGGGAATAAAGCCGAAGCGAAAAGCGCAGTCGGCTGACGCATTCCTCGGTATCAAACCGTCCGCAGATGAATTCCTTGGAATACAGGAAGAACAGACCCCCAAACCATACGCCGGACTGACCCCGGAGCAAATCCAAGTGGAAAAGGAACGGCAACGGCAGGCCGGGACAATGCCGCAAACTCCGCAGGAACAATTTATACCCATGCCCGAAGGCGGCCCGCGCCGGGATGTATTCCAGCAACCGCCGCAAATACAACCGCCCATAGCGCAGGCGCCGGGAGCAATACAAATACCGCAGGCAATGCAAATGCCGACACCACAACAGCAGGGAATGCAAATGCCGTCAATGCCCGTGCCTCAACAAATGCAGCCACAGCCCGGACCGCAAATGTTACCAGAGCAAGTGGAGCAATTAAGGCAGTCGGTACAGCCGGGGGAAATGGCAAAGATGATGTGGCAGGGCGCCGTAGAAGGCGGAGCGACCGCGGCTTCCGGTTTTACGGGTATCTACAAAGTGGGCGAACAAATAATCAAGGGCGAAGATTTGCTGACATCGATGCAGACCGCCACAGACGCAATTCAAAAAGGACAAACTCTCGGAGATTTATTAAGAGAGGGATATGAGCCACAAACAAAAAGTGTATTCCAAAACTTTGTCGCTTACGCCGGACGAGATTTGACAGCATGGGCTCTTGATACCATAACCAATCCCAAGGAACTCGCCGAACTTTATTTATGGTCGAAAGGTATAGGGATGATAAGGCGGGCAGGAGTAACCGGAGTAAATGCTATTGCGGAAAAATTCGTGGACAGCCCCGGAGTGCTCGGAAAACTATCCCGCGCGGGATTAGCGGAAAGAAAGCTCGCCGATGTATTGCCGAAATATACCGAAGCCGACGCGGTGGCGATCAGGAAGTTTTTTTACAACGTGGACAATAAATTTGGTAGGGGCGCCGCAGATAGAGTATGGAGAAGTTTATACGAAAAAGGCAAGACATGGGAAAAATCCCGCGTGACGTCGTTAATACAAAAAATAAAGGGCGCTGGCGCAGAAAAGAGAACCGAACTATTGGCAAAGGAAATCTTGGGGCAGGTAAAAAAAGCACCTGTGCAAAGGGTATCAGAGGGAATAACAGGCGGAGAGGTAAAGGCGCGGCTCGGTCAATGGGGTGGCGGTGGAATCGGGAAAATCAAAACACCGAAGGGCGCCTCAACAGCCCTTGAGCAGATTGACGACCTGATAAAAACAAGGGCAAGTTTGCCGACAAAACCAACGGCTGAAATGCCGAACCCTGACGCCGTGCTGAATGACATCACAGGCGCGATAAACAGCGCCGTAAAAGCCGCCGGAGAATACTTCAAAAGCGTGGGAGAAGAAGCATTCAGATATGCGTCCGGCGAAACCTTAAAAAACAAAATTATCGACCTCGTAAAGAAAAACCCCGAACTTAGGGAACATCTTGATATTCAGGTGCTTATGCCCGCCGCAGTATCTCCCGCAGCAAAGCCCGCAGAGGTTAAGCCCGCCATTGTATCAGAAGAAGCGCCCGAAGAAGAATACGTTGCCCCCACCGCCGAACAAGAGGAAACGGCGCGAATACTCGGCACGGCAGAGCTCACAAAAGAGGAAATCGCGCAGGGAAAGCAGGCAAGCGTAGGACGGCTGATATCCAGTATAGCCAAAACCGAACAGCGCGGCAATCCTTCAATATCATTTGCAGACCTCGTACAAGCCGGAAATATAGGAACCATGAAGGCCTATAAAAATTATATCCCCGGGGAAACGAAATTTTCAACATATGCCTACAAATCTATACGCTCCGCCATAAGAGAGGAAATAGCTCGGCAGAAAAACCTTATAACCTATCCACAGTCCGTGCGCCGAAAGCTCAATAGGGTATACAAAGCAATTTTTGAAATTCAACAGGACACCGGAATAGTTGATAGAATACCGCCAACATCGCGCATCGCCGCCAGAACCGGAATGCTAAATAAAGAAATAGATGAATTGCTCTCCACACAATTAACCCGCATGGAAAAACTTGAACAACAGGAAGAAGGGCAGAAAACGACCTATATTGAAACATTACCCGGCACAGAGGCGCGGCAGGTAGAAATAACCGAAATTAAAGACAGGGTTTCTCACCTGACGAAAGGACTATCCGAAAGAGAGCTCCAAATAATTGATTTAAAATATGGACTGACATCCGGCAGTACAATGAATGTGCGCGATATTGCCGATGAATTTAAAATATCAAAAACAAGAGTCGGTCAAATAATAGATATCGCCATAAGCAAGATGAAAGCCCGGGCCGGAATTACAACCGAAGCCACCGACGAACAAATAACAATGCTTTTCGAACATAAAAGGGCGCTAACGGAAACAGTGCAAACTGAACTCACCTTCGGAACTACGAAAAAAAGAGACGCCGGCGCGCTGGAAATGATTAAGAATATGGATCTGAACAAAGAGCGAGAGCAGGTAGTATTAAAGGAAATAAAAATCAAACATATAAAGACCGAGGGCTGGAAAATAACTGACGACAAAAGCGCCGTGAAATTCGTCAATCTTATTCGCCACCCAGGGATAGAACATTTCACAATAATATACACGGACAAGACCGGGAAAATAATTACATACAAAGTATTCTCCAGCGGCGCCGTGGATTATGTGGATGTAAAAGAGCTATACCCGATACTCTCAAGGGATATGAAGGCCGACCCCAATATAGTAAACTTTTGGATAGGACATAACCATCCGTCCGGCAACCCTGAGGCCAGCACCAATGACAGAATTTTAATGAAAGCTCTGACAAAAATACCAAAATTCGCGGGACATATAATCACCGACCATAAGACATACACTTCTATCGGAAAAGACGGCTCCGAGCGTCTGAAACAGCAGACGCAAAAACTCGAAGACTGGAGTGGAGTAGAGAGCAGCATAAAATCAATAAACGATATTGCCAATTCATTTATGGCGCTAACCAATAAAGACGCTAAAATGGCGGTGGCTATACTCACCACAAAACAGCAGAATACAATAGCCGCAGAGCTGATAAACGAAAAAGATTTATCAAAAGAAATGCTTGATAAATTGGAGAAAAAATACGGAGCCTCCAACATAACAATAGTATCGAATTTCAACATAAAAAATCCCGAAAGTGCCGGAATTAAAAAAAGCAAGTGGGTGACTGAATACAACATTTACAACAGAGAGAAAAAGAAAATAACAGCAGAACTGGCCGAGCCCGCGTTCCGCGTAGCGGAAGACGAAAAGGATAATCTCGGTGACTTCTCATATCTTCATACACCGGAAGAAACGGATATCCTGACTCCCACAAACGAGGAAATACAAAGGGAATGGGCTGGAATAACCAGAGAGGCGCTGAATATTTGGAACAAAGAAAGAGAAACAAATTTTTTCTATATGATAGAACATGGCGAAAATCCATTCGGAGTAACAGGTTCGGAAGACCCGTCGTTACCGCCACCACAGAGAGCATGGATAGCCGATGGATTGGGCGGAGAATGGGACGCGTTGCCGGATTTCGTCAAAAAAAAGCTCAACCAGGCAGATATCCGATCCAAAGCATATAAGGCCACACACGCCGATACAGGCGGAACCGACAGATATACCGAGAGCATGGGGATAGATGATTTCAATACCGTGATAGACGCCCTGCATAAAGTGAAACCCATAGGCAAACGCCCGACCGTTGCCGGCCCGGTAGATCATGACTTCATAAACCATTATTTTACATCGCCTGAAGGCCAGAAAGCATTGAGGGATAACAGGGAAGGCGGCATAACAAGCAAAGACGTCAAAGAAGAAATAGCGCGCATGGCAAGAATTATGATACAATGGGATGAGCAGGCCCCTATCATTCAACCCACTGGAAACAGCAAAGTGCCTGTCGCGGTGTACAGACGAACTGTCGAAAACACACAATTCAAGAAAGATAACTCGCCAATGCAGTGGGCTGGCGCAAAAGACCAAATGCTTGGATATATCCTGAACATTCTCGGCCTGCCAAGCGAACTGAATAAAGTGACGGCCGCGGGACTTGAAAAACTATCCCGCTTTGAATATGTCTATGACGTATTCGGGGGCTCGGGTTATATGACACTGCTTGCGCAAGAACTATTCAAGGACGCCGAAACAAACCTCAACGAACTGGACGCCGACATGCAAAAGATATGGGCAACCATAAAAACCAACCCGGAAGGCGTAAAGGCGCGAATAGCCGAATTAAGCACGTGGATCCATATGCCCATGAAAAGTGTTCCTGTAGATTGGTGGAATCATCTCAAAGAGAAATTCGGCAAATATTATTGGGCGACCGATGAACTATGGACAGCCGCAACGATATTAAAAAACAACACAGGGCGTGACACTACAACAAAAATATCTCCAACCAAAGTCCACGAAATATGGAACTCCATAACCCCATACAGCCGGAAACTTAATAAAGCAAATATAGAACAAAGGGACGCCATAGAAATAATAGACGAAGCCCTAAAATTTCCACAGAACAAAGCGGAAAAAACTCTACTTATACTTGACCCTCCATATCTTTGGACATCAGGATACAAGCACGGCGCCAACTTCGAAAGACCCGCCGGATTTATGGAACTGCTCGATAAGCTGGAACAATTAAATAAAAAGGGAATATCCTTTATGTTTTTTAATTCAGAACCGGCGTCAGTATTCCCACGCGTCATATACGACTGGTCGCAATACCTGAAATTCGACGAAATGCAGCGGAGACTAAATGAACTCGCCGAAATGCCCGGTATGACAGTCCTTCGCATGGTGGCCCCGGCTGGCGTAGCCTCGTCTAAATTTGTTCCGAGAAAAGAAATAATCATCACCAACCTTGAAACCGGAGGATATAAAGCAGGAAAGATAAAGAAACTCCCGTGGAGTAAAGTATCGGACTACATTAAGGTCACGAAAATCGGAATTGAACTGATAGGACAAGAAATAAAAGGCGCCCCCATAGAAAACCCCCTTACCACCAAACAAAAGAGAATGATCGCGGTATTGGCGAAAAACACTCCGTTCCAGTGGGAAGGCGATTACACTCACGAATTCCGGCAATTCGCCGAAAGGACAATTGGGAAAAAGCGCCTAACACTGATGACCGAAACCGAAGGCAAAGAACTCATCAGCGCCATTATGAAATACAAGAAAATAAACCGCGAGATAACCAACAGGACGCGAACAATGAATATGTCGCCGGCACTCTTGAAACAACAGATACACTCAATATTTCCCGACAAGCGCCGGATATCCGAACTTAACGACGAACAGCTCAAAATACTGAATGAATCGCTTACCCTATATGAACACACCGAAAGTGTCCCCATGCTTCATCTGATACGATACACTTCGGACTGGCTCGGCACATGGGCGGGCAGACAGAAAAGCCCAGCAGCAATGAACCTATACCACTCATTCAAAAGCCTTGAAGCCAACACAAAAGACGGCAGGGAATGGCGACTGAAACTGATACAGCAATTCAGAGAAGTATTCGAGGGAATGAACGCAAAACAGCGGGAAAAGATATTCAATTTTATGCACCGACCCAAAGGCACGACAATGGCTGAATTTATGGCAGAACGCGAAACCTATGGCCTGACAGACGCGGAAAAGAAAGCGGCCCTGCAGGCCCGCGAGCTATGGAACCGGCTATTCAAAGCCGCCGGCATGAAGGGGGAGAGATATTGGAAAGAATACCAGCCCCTCATCTTCCGCATGCTCAAAGACCCCGATACCGTAATAAAAGAATTCCGTCACCTTCCAAAAAAAGAGGTCGAGATGTTCTTCGAGAAACAGAGAATAGCCGAAGGCGACTTCATACTCGCCGGCGCCGAACAATTGACAGACCCCATAGAACTGTTTGAAATATATTCTGCGGGAGTGGTAAAAAAGAAATACATATGGCCGGCCGCGGCAAACGTGGAGAAATACTTCCCGCTCGTTCCCAAAACCGTGAGAAACGCGATGTCATATATTTTGAATGATTTACTCGGTAAACAACACCCATTAGTAGAACAAATTGACGCCGGACTGCAGCGCGCCGTTCAGGCGGCTATTGACAACAAATTGGGGAGAGCAGTTAAAACCGAAGAAGCCCTCAACTGGCTCGGCTTTACAACCCGCGGGAGAATGATTGACGGAAATATATCGACACTCCGGGACTTGGTATATGCCGACCTGATAGGAACACTCGGATCAGCCATAAAGAATACCACGCAGGAAACACATATAATCGCGGAATATGGCGGAGTAAAATGGAGTCGCGCGGCCTGGCGGAGTAAAACCGCAAAAGGCAGACAGGAAACAGACGAGGCCGATATCTATACCCTCGGCGTTGGCGTTAAATTCAGCAAAGGCAAAGGCGCTATAGGCGAAGCTTCTCAAGTAATGACAACCCTGTTCAGAGCAAAAGACAAAGGCAGTCGCCAGAAGGCATACCTCTGCGGAATAATAACGGCAGAAGACTGGGTGCCTAAATATGAAGCCGGGAAGATAACGGCAGACGAATTGGCGAGCAAACTAAAATTCACATTGAGAACAGACGCTCAATACCAAATAGGAATGATGGTTATACTGGACGACCCAAAAGCGTATACCGAACCGGTTATCAATAACCTGACAAAAAGGGTAAGAGATAAAATACTGAAACTGAAAGAAACCGACCCCATTGCCGCAAAGATATTCTATCTCGGTCACCTTTCCGGCTATTGGGCGCAAGCAATGACACAATACCCATATTACGCCGAAGAAACGGAAGCGCTTTATCGCGGGCCGGCAGGTAAACTGCTGGGGACATTCGGAACATGGCCTCCCCGTTTTGCCGCTATGGTAAACCGGTGGGCTCACGGCGGGGCTGACGGACGCAAGGCATTCATCAGATATATCCTGCAATGGATTTTAATAATAACAGCAGGTTCGACGATGGGTATCAATTTCAAGAAATGGATAGGCCCTGCATCGTGGAGAATAGGGAACGGTTTTGCCACTGTACTTGGTGCCCCCGGTTATCTGGCGTTGGCTATCTCAAGTTATGTAGGCAGTATTATGACCGACAGTAAATGGGATTTAACAAAAGCAAATGATTGGATGTATAAAATGAGAGGAAGTATACGCGCCCCCGGACAAAGGCAAATCAAATCAACTGTCGAAGCCCTAACCACCCCGGGATTAACAGACTGGGAAAGATTAAAGATATTCACGCAAATGCCCCAGACTGAAGAATTTTCAGAGAAGCGCCGGAAGATAAAGCGAGATGTAAAAAAGGCAATAAAAAGTAAATCAACATACCAGGGCGGAACAGTACGAACCGGATCGTCCGGCGAAACCGTGAGAAGCGGAGGAACAGTAAGCACCAGAAGCGGCGGAACCGTGAGGAGATAA
- a CDS encoding HNH endonuclease: MKKLFTLLALFFLALFSIAARASQWSKVRKAYLKAHPVCEVCGSKKKLQVHHIIPYAEDKSLELEPSNLITLCSRCHLIFGHFGNYKTYNPFVREDAEWFRKRMKNAKIIDGDLET, encoded by the coding sequence ATGAAAAAACTATTTACTCTTTTAGCATTATTTTTTCTTGCCTTATTTTCTATTGCGGCGAGGGCATCTCAATGGAGTAAAGTTAGAAAAGCATACTTAAAAGCTCATCCTGTTTGCGAGGTTTGCGGTAGTAAGAAAAAATTACAGGTTCATCATATAATTCCTTACGCAGAGGATAAGTCGCTGGAGCTTGAGCCGAGCAACCTAATAACGCTTTGCAGTCGGTGTCATTTGATTTTTGGACACTTTGGAAACTACAAAACATATAATCCTTTTGTTCGGGAAGACGCCGAATGGTTTAGAAAAAGAATGAAAAACGCGAAGATTATTGACGGAGATTTAGAAACGTGA
- a CDS encoding peptidase M15 yields MTTEQWMTIKHFTYREFVSPDTGEENMDYRMVHFLDIMRQILGFPIVITSGYRTPEYNAKIGGVADSAHLRGLAVDIKCVSSFTRWKIVNFVMNWYNGVEVRRAGIGDTFLHIDIDSSLPNPVMWTY; encoded by the coding sequence ATGACGACAGAACAATGGATGACGATTAAGCATTTCACCTATCGTGAATTTGTATCACCAGATACCGGCGAGGAGAATATGGATTATCGTATGGTTCATTTTCTTGATATTATGAGGCAGATATTAGGCTTTCCGATAGTGATAACCAGCGGGTATAGAACGCCGGAATATAATGCGAAGATTGGCGGAGTGGCGGACAGCGCCCATTTGCGCGGACTGGCGGTTGATATAAAATGCGTGAGCTCATTTACGCGCTGGAAGATAGTAAATTTTGTTATGAATTGGTATAATGGCGTAGAGGTAAGAAGGGCTGGGATTGGCGATACTTTTCTGCATATCGATATAGACAGCAGTTTGCCAAATCCCGTGATGTGGACATATTAA